One genomic region from Anabaena sp. PCC 7108 encodes:
- the hemF gene encoding oxygen-dependent coproporphyrinogen oxidase encodes MGRHSENHLRKSTSQTILLATPNSVNPPVDSRQRAKQLMQDIQDEICAGLEQLDGEARFREDLWERAEGGQGRTRVIREGRVFEQGGVNFSEVWGDSLPPAILTQRPEAAGHDFFVAGTSMVLHPRNPYVPTVHLNYRYFEAGPIWWFGGGADLTPYYPFVEDAVHFHQTLKAACDASHPEYYPTFKRWCDEYFYLKHRQEQRGIGGIFFDYQDASGRLYVGSQADSQAALYSQQVGTVSRNWEDMFAFVQRCGQAFLPAYLPIAERRQEMEYGDRQRQFQLYRRGRYVEFNLVYDRGTVFGLQTNGRAESILMSLPPLTRWEYGYEPEPGSPEAKLTEIFLQPQDWANGLIAAEYSI; translated from the coding sequence AATCCACCTGTAGATTCCCGCCAACGGGCGAAGCAGTTGATGCAGGACATACAGGATGAAATTTGTGCTGGTCTAGAACAACTTGATGGAGAAGCTCGTTTTCGGGAAGACCTCTGGGAACGAGCCGAAGGTGGTCAAGGACGCACCCGTGTGATTCGGGAAGGGCGGGTATTTGAACAAGGTGGTGTTAATTTTTCAGAAGTTTGGGGAGATAGCTTACCTCCGGCAATTCTGACTCAACGCCCAGAAGCAGCCGGACATGATTTCTTTGTGGCTGGAACTTCGATGGTGCTGCATCCTCGTAATCCATATGTCCCGACGGTACACCTCAACTACCGTTATTTTGAAGCTGGTCCGATTTGGTGGTTTGGTGGCGGGGCTGATTTAACGCCATACTATCCTTTTGTGGAAGATGCTGTTCATTTTCACCAAACTTTAAAAGCTGCTTGTGATGCTTCCCATCCAGAATATTATCCGACGTTCAAACGCTGGTGTGATGAATACTTTTATTTAAAGCATCGTCAGGAACAGCGGGGGATTGGCGGGATCTTTTTTGATTATCAAGATGCTAGTGGTAGACTTTACGTCGGTTCTCAAGCCGATAGTCAAGCAGCACTTTACAGCCAGCAAGTGGGAACTGTATCTCGTAATTGGGAAGATATGTTTGCGTTTGTACAACGCTGTGGTCAGGCATTTTTACCGGCTTATTTGCCCATTGCGGAACGACGACAAGAGATGGAATATGGCGATCGCCAGCGTCAATTTCAATTATACCGTCGCGGTCGTTATGTTGAGTTTAATCTAGTGTATGACCGGGGAACGGTTTTCGGGCTGCAAACCAATGGCCGGGCGGAATCTATTCTCATGTCTCTACCACCGCTGACACGCTGGGAATATGGCTATGAACCAGAACCAGGAAGCCCCGAAGCAAAACTCACGGAAATCTTTCTTCAGCCCCAGGATTGGGCGAATGGTTTGATAGCAGCGGAATACAGCATTTAG